The Novipirellula artificiosorum genome contains a region encoding:
- a CDS encoding tetratricopeptide repeat protein: protein MNVSAPNQRRHPISVPKKVLFAAVVTIAFFIVLEGALALLGVRPTSETKDPFVGFSNKMSLFESFTDERGQTQMQTRQNKLIWFNDQRFLKTKPAKTRRLFCVGGSTTYGRPYDDATSFSGWLRELLPVADPSTQWEVINAGGISYASYRVAAVMEELAQYEPDLFVVYCGHNEFLERRTYQEMFEHSGFLIDAASVLSKTRTWTLFDRAIHGNREVPATVLPGEVDERLNHTIGPSDYHRDDRWQQDILHHFRFNLRRMVSIARRVGAEVVFVVPASNEKDCSPFKSEMSSDVTLADRKLLDDLYQSALSKAADGSLSEAIVMLEQAQQVDQRVALVDYQLGRLEFEQGEVSKARASFQQAINEDICPLRATESIVEAVRSFSQNNDMVCVDFDQRLRSWCNTEHGHSLLGQEYFLDHVHPTIQAHRHLALWLIETMQNSEIISGKSMSQQQIDAVSERVESQIDLTKQGVAMRNLAKVLHWAGKFDEAEPRAQDAIELLGGDAESQLILADCYRNTYRIEESVEEYKRLLDANPLYARGCLQYGDLLLELQQYEMAHDFLAVAAIGFPIGSRHHFRAQHSLGTSYLKLSDFDHAMPILESCLRERPNDPNVLFDAAQCKAGLGDSASAMTLYRRVLDLEPNDIETQINLGYLLLENKQPREAIPYFEAAIKASPQNPRAAAGLSVCRQLIDR, encoded by the coding sequence ATGAATGTCTCTGCGCCAAACCAACGAAGACATCCGATCAGCGTTCCTAAGAAGGTGCTCTTTGCCGCGGTCGTTACGATCGCGTTTTTTATCGTGCTCGAGGGTGCATTGGCATTGCTGGGTGTGCGGCCAACTTCGGAAACGAAAGACCCGTTCGTTGGCTTTTCAAACAAAATGTCGCTGTTTGAATCCTTCACGGACGAGCGTGGCCAAACACAAATGCAGACCCGTCAGAACAAGTTGATTTGGTTCAATGATCAACGGTTCTTGAAGACCAAGCCGGCCAAGACACGCCGTCTGTTTTGCGTCGGCGGATCGACCACCTATGGACGCCCCTACGACGACGCAACCTCTTTTTCCGGCTGGCTGCGAGAGCTACTTCCGGTTGCCGACCCCTCGACCCAATGGGAAGTCATTAACGCGGGTGGCATCAGCTACGCGAGCTATCGGGTGGCAGCCGTAATGGAGGAATTGGCTCAATATGAACCCGATTTGTTTGTCGTCTATTGTGGTCACAATGAGTTTCTTGAACGTCGCACCTACCAAGAAATGTTCGAGCATTCGGGATTCCTGATCGATGCCGCCTCGGTGCTAAGCAAGACACGGACGTGGACGCTGTTTGACCGGGCAATCCATGGTAATCGTGAAGTACCGGCCACGGTTTTACCGGGCGAGGTTGACGAAAGGCTCAACCATACCATTGGCCCGTCCGACTACCACCGCGACGACCGTTGGCAGCAGGACATACTGCATCATTTTCGATTCAACCTTCGTCGAATGGTTTCGATCGCTCGACGCGTTGGCGCTGAGGTCGTTTTCGTCGTCCCAGCCTCAAACGAAAAAGACTGTTCGCCATTCAAGAGCGAAATGTCGAGTGACGTGACTCTCGCGGACCGCAAACTCCTCGACGACCTCTATCAAAGCGCGTTGTCGAAAGCGGCCGATGGCAGCCTCTCCGAGGCCATTGTGATGCTCGAGCAGGCGCAGCAAGTCGATCAACGGGTCGCATTGGTCGATTACCAATTGGGGCGATTGGAATTTGAACAAGGTGAGGTCTCGAAGGCTCGTGCTTCCTTTCAGCAAGCGATCAACGAAGACATCTGTCCGCTGCGAGCAACCGAATCGATTGTCGAAGCGGTCCGGTCCTTTTCGCAAAACAATGACATGGTGTGCGTTGATTTTGACCAACGGCTACGAAGCTGGTGCAATACAGAACATGGGCATTCGCTTTTGGGCCAAGAGTACTTTTTGGATCACGTTCATCCCACGATCCAGGCACATCGTCACCTTGCGCTGTGGTTGATCGAAACCATGCAAAACAGCGAAATCATATCCGGCAAGTCAATGAGTCAGCAACAAATCGATGCCGTCAGCGAGCGGGTGGAAAGCCAAATCGATCTGACGAAGCAAGGTGTTGCCATGCGGAACCTCGCAAAGGTTCTACACTGGGCGGGCAAGTTTGACGAAGCTGAACCGCGAGCCCAGGATGCTATCGAACTGCTCGGAGGGGATGCGGAGAGCCAGCTGATCCTGGCCGATTGTTACCGTAACACATATCGTATCGAAGAATCCGTTGAAGAGTACAAGCGATTGCTCGATGCGAATCCGCTCTACGCTCGAGGCTGTCTGCAATACGGTGACCTGCTGCTCGAATTGCAGCAGTACGAAATGGCTCATGACTTTCTCGCTGTGGCGGCAATAGGATTTCCGATCGGCAGCCGACATCACTTCCGTGCTCAGCATTCGCTTGGGACCTCGTATTTGAAGCTTAGCGATTTTGACCATGCGATGCCAATCTTGGAATCTTGTTTGCGTGAACGTCCGAATGACCCCAACGTGCTCTTCGACGCTGCGCAGTGCAAGGCGGGCTTAGGGGACTCCGCATCGGCCATGACGCTCTACCGACGAGTCTTAGACCTTGAACCCAATGACATCGAAACCCAAATTAATCTGGGGTACCTTCTGCTCGAAAACAAACAGCCCAGGGAGGCGATTCCCTATTTTGAAGCGGCGATCAAAGCCTCCCCTCAAAATCCCAGGGCTGCCGCAGGGCTTAGCGTTTGCCGACAGCTGATCGATCGTTAG
- a CDS encoding response regulator: MIPSDPITDPLRILLVDDNRSIHEDFRKILLPRECGPVSEDEEALFGKAEPSGPAVRFEVTSAYQGKDGFELVQKSIQQKQPYAMAFVDIRMPPGWDGVKTLEHIQTVDEDIQFVICSAHSDYSWRELVRRFGHHDRLLILKKPFHNSEALQMAWTLTRKWELSRAVKQHQASLEMKVEEKTAELRNACAAIQQQKRVVLSQNAKLEILFRDAQEAQHVAESANRAKSEFLANMSHEVRTPMNGIIGLSGLLLKTSLDDTQRRHLEMVQFSANSLMSVLNDILDFSKIEAGKLELDPVIFDLRELAGDVMKSFGLRAHQKGLELTTRIRPAVPKMLVGDSGRLRQVLVNLIGNSLKFTHQGEISLTVDVEQRRADVLSLHFKVEDTGDGIDPKKQQIVFDAFTQADGTMTRRYGGTGLGLAITRRIVEIMGGRVWVESELGKGSAFQFVVQLTVAPVEASESLQSAKCFASLDGLRVLIVDDNATNRLVLEEMTLAWQMTPSVASGGQEAIEALVAANEQGQPFSLVLLDAHMPEIDGFQVAKRIRNELGMRDLALMVLSSDDTCGAVEHFKEIGLAAFFVKPIKQSELLDSLVALTQTAATDREPANSWNRECSDISRLQQPRIPPLRILLAEDNFVNQQLMIRLLEQDQHRVTTANNGREAYELSKAQIFDVVLMDIQMPEMDGVEATLAIRKDEKHGGRRLPIVALTAHAMKGDREKYLAEGMDAYLSKPIHVDALYSVLAEIGDQMSPSKSVPTGQRMEELVDLEGLMKRVGHDKEFLAVMSDVFRQDCPKHLREMRSALADNDNVRFEKAAHTLKGSAGNLGGLQVRSAAANLEVLARQGELPAADAKISELESSIDDLIEALSVLSR; this comes from the coding sequence ATGATCCCTTCCGATCCGATCACCGACCCACTCCGAATCTTGCTGGTGGACGACAACCGATCGATCCATGAGGACTTTCGTAAGATTCTATTACCGCGAGAGTGCGGGCCCGTTTCCGAAGATGAAGAAGCCCTGTTCGGAAAGGCCGAACCCAGCGGACCTGCTGTTCGGTTTGAAGTGACCTCGGCCTATCAAGGTAAAGACGGATTCGAGTTGGTTCAGAAGTCGATCCAGCAAAAGCAACCTTACGCAATGGCTTTTGTCGACATCCGTATGCCGCCGGGATGGGATGGAGTCAAGACGCTCGAACACATCCAAACCGTGGACGAGGACATCCAATTTGTTATCTGTTCGGCGCATTCCGACTATTCATGGCGAGAGCTCGTTCGGAGGTTTGGTCACCACGATCGCCTGTTAATTCTAAAGAAGCCTTTTCACAATAGCGAAGCACTCCAAATGGCTTGGACGCTTACACGAAAGTGGGAACTCAGCCGCGCAGTGAAGCAACATCAAGCGTCCTTGGAAATGAAGGTCGAGGAAAAGACAGCCGAGTTACGGAATGCCTGTGCGGCGATTCAGCAACAAAAACGAGTCGTGCTGAGTCAAAACGCGAAGCTCGAGATACTCTTTCGAGACGCTCAGGAAGCACAACATGTGGCGGAATCTGCAAACCGTGCCAAAAGTGAGTTCCTGGCAAACATGAGTCATGAAGTTCGCACGCCAATGAACGGCATCATTGGGCTTTCCGGACTGCTGCTAAAGACTTCGCTGGACGACACCCAACGCAGGCATTTGGAGATGGTCCAATTCTCTGCGAATTCTCTGATGAGTGTCCTGAATGACATCCTCGACTTTTCTAAAATCGAGGCCGGAAAGCTTGAACTGGATCCAGTCATCTTCGATTTAAGAGAACTCGCCGGAGATGTCATGAAGTCGTTTGGTCTGCGTGCCCACCAAAAGGGGCTTGAACTGACCACGCGAATTCGGCCTGCGGTCCCCAAAATGCTCGTTGGGGACAGCGGAAGATTGCGTCAGGTCTTGGTCAACTTGATTGGCAACTCGCTCAAATTCACGCATCAGGGCGAGATTTCGCTTACCGTCGACGTTGAACAACGCCGGGCGGATGTCCTTTCGTTGCACTTCAAAGTCGAAGACACGGGAGACGGAATCGATCCCAAAAAACAACAAATCGTCTTCGATGCATTTACACAAGCCGACGGAACGATGACCCGGCGATATGGCGGAACCGGACTCGGGTTGGCGATCACCCGCCGAATTGTCGAAATCATGGGAGGACGTGTTTGGGTCGAGAGTGAACTCGGCAAAGGAAGTGCCTTCCAGTTTGTCGTGCAATTGACCGTCGCTCCGGTTGAGGCAAGCGAGAGCCTTCAATCCGCCAAATGTTTTGCATCGCTCGACGGTTTGCGTGTCTTGATCGTAGATGACAATGCGACGAACCGACTCGTCCTTGAAGAAATGACACTCGCTTGGCAGATGACCCCGAGCGTCGCAAGCGGAGGGCAGGAAGCGATTGAAGCACTTGTTGCAGCGAACGAACAAGGCCAACCCTTCTCACTTGTTCTCCTCGACGCCCACATGCCCGAAATCGACGGGTTCCAAGTGGCCAAACGAATTCGCAACGAGCTGGGGATGCGCGACTTGGCGTTGATGGTGTTGAGTTCCGATGACACCTGTGGTGCCGTGGAACATTTCAAAGAGATTGGGCTTGCAGCTTTTTTTGTGAAGCCGATCAAGCAATCCGAACTGCTGGATTCCTTAGTCGCCTTGACTCAGACTGCAGCGACCGATCGAGAGCCAGCAAACTCTTGGAACCGTGAATGCTCTGACATCAGCAGGCTTCAGCAGCCACGGATCCCACCACTAAGAATCTTGCTTGCCGAAGACAATTTCGTCAATCAACAGCTAATGATTCGACTGCTGGAGCAGGATCAACATCGAGTGACGACAGCAAATAACGGCCGGGAAGCGTATGAACTATCGAAGGCCCAGATCTTTGACGTCGTCCTGATGGATATTCAAATGCCAGAGATGGATGGTGTCGAGGCGACCCTAGCCATCCGAAAAGACGAGAAGCATGGGGGCAGGCGATTGCCAATTGTCGCACTGACAGCACATGCGATGAAAGGTGACCGTGAGAAATACCTGGCAGAAGGAATGGACGCCTACCTCTCCAAACCTATCCATGTGGATGCCTTGTATTCCGTGTTGGCAGAAATCGGTGACCAGATGTCTCCATCCAAGAGCGTTCCAACGGGTCAACGCATGGAAGAATTGGTTGATCTGGAAGGCTTGATGAAACGAGTGGGTCATGACAAAGAGTTCTTAGCCGTGATGTCCGATGTCTTTAGACAAGATTGCCCAAAGCATCTTCGCGAAATGCGTTCGGCACTTGCCGACAACGACAACGTTCGGTTCGAAAAAGCCGCCCACACCCTGAAAGGGAGTGCAGGAAATCTTGGCGGACTTCAAGTACGCAGCGCGGCGGCCAACCTCGAAGTCTTGGCGCGTCAGGGAGAATTGCCAGCAGCAGATGCCAAGATTTCCGAACTGGAATCAAGCATTGACGACCTAATCGAAGCCTTAAGCGTCTTGAGCCGGTGA
- the uvrA gene encoding excinuclease ABC subunit UvrA, whose protein sequence is MPTASPNRKRVRKASQKTRVENCIRIRGAREHNLQNIGVDIPRDRLTVVTGVSGSGKSSLAFDTLFAEGQRQYIDSLSAYARQFLDQIPRPDVDSIEGLAPTLAIDQKPGSTHGRSTVATISEIYDYLRLLYARVGTPHCSNCHSAIAKQSPETIVDSLQSLPEGTKLVLMAPMVRGRRGVHREVFDTIRQSGLLRVRTDGETYLLDDVPQLAPRKNHTIEAVIDRLVIRRESDSRLRESVLLALRLGKGLASSLIQSDSGEWKESIYSTAMACVECGASFEEIEPRTFSFNSPYGACRTCDGLGHVDLSNQKGVCPDCSGARLRKEALSVTIAGVAISELTSMPLDAAFAWISRIGHCLSTVQSAVAQPIASEVAKRLSFLQRVGVEYLTLDRSADSLSGGELQRVRLATSIGSGLVGVCYVLDEPSIGLHPADHDRLIQCIKELQQQGNTVIVVEHDEATMRAADYLIDMGEGAGSSGGRIISEGTPKQVEKDPNSLTGQYLSATKRIAIPAKRRKPKKTQWLTLSGVQTHNLKNVTARIPLGLLVGISGVSGSGKSSLINDTLAPAVATHLGLQSDAPGPFATISGADLVDKLILINQSPIGRSPRSCPATYCGVLDEIRKVFAATRDAKTRGFNASRFSFNVAAGRCELCKGLGMERIEMNFLSDLFVTCTRCNGKRFNRQTLQVRFKGASVADVLAMSVDEAAAFFENVPRIERQLRSLQAVGLGYLHLGQSSTTLSGGEAQRIKLGTELARASTGRTLYLLDEPTTGLHFQDIERLVSVLQQLVESGNTVLVIEHQFDLLAACDWIIDLGPTGGTEGGEILCEGTPERIATDPTTSTGKYLSQVLNR, encoded by the coding sequence TTGCCGACCGCATCGCCTAACCGCAAACGTGTTCGCAAAGCGAGCCAAAAGACTCGCGTGGAGAACTGTATCCGGATACGCGGTGCGCGCGAGCATAACTTGCAGAACATCGGCGTCGATATCCCTCGCGACCGGTTGACGGTCGTCACGGGGGTCTCGGGCAGCGGGAAGAGTTCGTTGGCATTCGACACGCTGTTTGCGGAGGGCCAGCGGCAATATATCGACAGTCTGTCTGCCTATGCGAGACAGTTCCTCGATCAAATTCCGCGGCCTGATGTGGATTCCATCGAAGGTCTTGCACCGACACTCGCGATCGATCAGAAGCCGGGTTCGACACATGGCCGAAGTACGGTGGCGACGATCAGCGAAATCTATGACTACCTGCGACTGCTGTACGCTCGCGTGGGAACGCCCCATTGTTCGAATTGCCATTCCGCCATTGCGAAACAGTCCCCTGAAACGATTGTCGATTCCCTGCAGTCGCTGCCCGAGGGAACCAAGTTGGTCTTGATGGCTCCGATGGTACGTGGACGACGCGGGGTGCATCGCGAGGTATTCGACACGATTCGCCAATCCGGTTTGCTGCGAGTTCGTACGGATGGCGAAACCTATTTGCTAGACGACGTTCCCCAGCTCGCGCCTCGAAAGAACCACACCATCGAAGCGGTTATCGATCGCTTGGTGATACGACGCGAGTCGGATTCAAGGCTTCGCGAAAGTGTCTTGTTGGCTCTGCGGCTTGGCAAGGGACTGGCCTCGTCGCTGATCCAAAGCGATTCCGGCGAATGGAAGGAATCGATCTACTCCACTGCGATGGCATGTGTTGAATGTGGTGCCAGCTTCGAAGAAATTGAACCACGAACCTTTAGCTTCAATAGTCCCTATGGCGCGTGCCGTACCTGCGATGGACTGGGCCACGTGGACCTCTCCAATCAAAAAGGGGTTTGTCCTGATTGTTCGGGTGCACGGCTGCGGAAAGAGGCGTTGAGTGTCACCATTGCCGGTGTCGCGATTAGTGAATTGACCTCCATGCCGCTCGATGCGGCATTCGCTTGGATATCGCGGATCGGACATTGCTTGTCGACGGTTCAATCGGCGGTTGCACAACCGATCGCGAGCGAAGTTGCCAAACGGTTGTCGTTCTTGCAACGAGTCGGAGTCGAGTACTTGACGCTAGATCGGTCGGCCGATTCGCTCAGCGGCGGAGAATTGCAGCGGGTCCGATTGGCAACCAGCATCGGTAGCGGATTGGTAGGTGTTTGCTATGTTCTTGATGAACCCTCGATTGGGTTGCATCCGGCTGATCACGATCGTTTGATTCAGTGCATCAAGGAGCTACAACAACAAGGCAACACGGTGATCGTTGTCGAGCATGACGAAGCGACGATGCGTGCGGCGGATTACCTCATCGACATGGGGGAAGGCGCCGGCAGCAGCGGGGGACGGATCATTAGCGAGGGAACGCCCAAGCAAGTCGAGAAGGATCCCAACAGTTTAACGGGACAGTATTTGTCGGCAACCAAACGCATCGCTATCCCTGCAAAACGCCGCAAGCCAAAAAAGACACAATGGTTGACGCTGAGTGGCGTGCAGACACACAATTTAAAGAATGTCACGGCACGTATCCCGCTCGGTCTGCTTGTCGGCATTAGCGGCGTTTCAGGCAGCGGCAAGAGTTCACTCATTAACGACACGCTCGCACCTGCGGTGGCGACTCATCTGGGGTTGCAGTCGGATGCCCCCGGACCCTTTGCAACGATCAGCGGAGCGGACTTGGTGGACAAACTGATCCTGATCAACCAGTCACCGATCGGTCGCAGTCCACGAAGCTGTCCGGCAACCTATTGCGGGGTGCTCGATGAAATTCGTAAGGTCTTCGCAGCGACTCGCGACGCCAAGACTCGAGGTTTCAACGCCAGCCGGTTCAGTTTCAATGTTGCGGCGGGACGTTGTGAATTATGCAAAGGGCTCGGCATGGAACGGATCGAAATGAACTTCTTGAGTGATTTGTTTGTCACTTGCACGCGTTGCAATGGGAAACGATTCAATCGACAAACCTTGCAGGTTCGTTTCAAGGGAGCCTCCGTGGCCGATGTGCTAGCAATGAGTGTCGATGAAGCGGCTGCGTTCTTTGAAAACGTCCCCCGCATTGAAAGGCAGCTTCGCTCCCTGCAAGCGGTCGGGCTTGGCTATCTTCATCTGGGGCAGTCGAGTACGACGCTAAGTGGAGGCGAGGCTCAGCGGATCAAGCTGGGAACCGAATTGGCGCGTGCTTCGACCGGACGAACACTCTATCTGCTCGACGAACCAACGACCGGTCTGCATTTCCAAGACATCGAGCGTTTGGTGTCGGTTCTGCAGCAGTTGGTCGAATCCGGCAACACGGTTCTGGTCATCGAACATCAATTCGACTTGTTGGCGGCTTGCGATTGGATCATCGATCTGGGACCCACCGGGGGGACGGAAGGCGGAGAGATCCTTTGCGAGGGAACCCCCGAACGAATCGCTACCGACCCAACGACGTCAACAGGCAAGTATCTAAGTCAAGTGTTGAACCGATGA
- the dgt gene encoding dGTP triphosphohydrolase yields the protein MNGLRLYDQCEHLLLASYAMHSSDTEGRLHHEMPHPYRGPFARDRDRILHSSAFRRLSGKMQVFTGEMGIYHRTRLTHSFEVASVARTMARVLRLNEDLTEALALMHDIGHPPFGHCGEDVLSERMADVGGFSHNEFALVIVNELEQRYSEFSGLNLSRETLAGQDVRAHKAEAEVGRSPLLEVQLVDAADSIAYDAHDVDDALQMGLLSVDELSELAIVRRALGNVREQHGMLPIRELRQSLVHELIDLQVSELLSHAVELVRSLEGRNHEDVQHLGIRFHHGETLQRERKELESFLFNAVYRHARLIPVRDSAANRLSELFDLLLRDPNRLPLRFRQRQQSHPAAKVVGEYLAGMTDAFCDQQHHYATTTPRGPLADW from the coding sequence ATGAACGGGCTGCGTTTGTATGATCAATGCGAACACCTGTTGTTGGCGAGTTATGCGATGCATAGCAGCGACACGGAGGGTCGTTTGCATCACGAAATGCCACACCCCTACCGGGGGCCATTTGCACGTGACCGTGACCGAATCTTGCACAGCAGCGCGTTTCGACGGTTAAGCGGAAAAATGCAGGTCTTTACTGGCGAGATGGGGATTTACCATCGTACCCGTTTGACGCATTCTTTCGAAGTCGCTTCGGTGGCTCGCACGATGGCTCGCGTGTTGCGATTGAACGAAGATCTGACGGAGGCGCTCGCGCTGATGCACGACATCGGGCATCCACCGTTTGGCCACTGTGGCGAGGATGTGCTGAGTGAACGCATGGCCGATGTGGGCGGTTTTTCACACAATGAGTTCGCCTTGGTCATCGTGAACGAACTCGAACAACGCTACAGTGAGTTTTCAGGACTCAACTTATCGCGTGAAACGTTGGCTGGCCAGGATGTCCGTGCTCACAAGGCCGAAGCCGAAGTGGGAAGGTCACCGCTATTGGAGGTCCAATTGGTCGATGCGGCGGACTCCATCGCCTACGATGCTCATGACGTCGACGATGCGCTTCAAATGGGGCTGTTATCGGTCGACGAGCTGTCCGAATTGGCGATTGTCCGAAGAGCTCTCGGAAACGTGCGAGAGCAACATGGAATGCTTCCCATTCGTGAATTGCGTCAATCGCTTGTTCACGAATTGATTGACTTGCAGGTCAGTGAGCTACTAAGTCATGCCGTCGAGCTGGTCCGTTCGCTCGAAGGACGTAACCATGAAGACGTTCAGCATCTCGGGATACGGTTTCATCATGGCGAAACGCTGCAACGAGAACGCAAGGAACTCGAATCCTTTTTGTTCAACGCCGTTTACCGGCACGCCCGCTTGATCCCCGTTCGCGATTCGGCCGCCAATCGGCTGAGCGAATTGTTTGATCTCTTATTGCGCGATCCCAACCGTCTGCCGCTACGGTTTCGACAACGGCAACAGAGCCACCCAGCGGCGAAAGTCGTGGGCGAGTACTTGGCGGGCATGACCGATGCGTTCTGTGATCAACAGCACCACTATGCCACCACCACGCCCCGCGGTCCGCTGGCCGATTGGTAA
- a CDS encoding DUF6666 family protein: MYNSSMLAKQTGLAKLIAVANASLRFACATAIVGMFLGFEIADAQGVENRLRMGTPSGKADASRVTWQPKTSANPVAKRRSLVSQAATGNVITEMPSEPLIQRTGQPSDVRQAGFYGGCDCQGPVCDCSGATCGAEPVCGIETQYIEPGCGVEPMCGFEPSCGYEATWGGEAVCGTEYFEPGCGAEMACGACGDYCDGACDSVCNVQTFPIFLPLLRIQWCRFDFFAGVQGFKGPLSFANTDGTNGNDRVGSGSFGFYEGFNEGRSLKRLFGWDLALQLGARATQSNLSGAEFTSEQRNQVFLTAGLFRRVDYGLQYGLVFDYLNDDWYFQSDLTQLRGELSWVSNQCHVWGMQFMAGLGDDTSDTVVRNAAGSNVSSTITFEPTDQYRLFYRRLLHNAGSWDAFAGWTDQDDGLLGANLSLPLRQNLSLATGASFLIPNEGSNSGGNQEESWNISLGLIYRPGGPMGCGRYCRPLFDVADNGSFMVDRK, encoded by the coding sequence ATGTACAACTCCTCAATGCTTGCAAAACAAACGGGGCTAGCAAAGCTCATTGCCGTGGCGAACGCATCGCTGCGGTTTGCTTGTGCTACCGCAATCGTTGGTATGTTTCTCGGTTTCGAAATCGCCGACGCCCAAGGCGTTGAAAACCGACTGCGAATGGGAACCCCCTCCGGCAAGGCGGACGCTTCGCGTGTGACTTGGCAGCCCAAAACATCGGCCAATCCCGTTGCCAAGCGTCGCTCGCTCGTGTCGCAAGCGGCAACGGGAAACGTAATCACTGAAATGCCATCCGAACCGCTTATCCAGCGAACGGGGCAGCCGAGCGACGTCCGTCAGGCCGGGTTTTACGGCGGCTGCGATTGTCAAGGTCCTGTTTGTGATTGTAGCGGCGCCACGTGTGGAGCCGAACCGGTCTGTGGCATTGAGACACAGTACATCGAACCCGGTTGTGGTGTGGAGCCGATGTGCGGTTTTGAACCCAGTTGTGGCTATGAGGCGACCTGGGGCGGCGAGGCCGTTTGTGGCACGGAGTACTTCGAGCCAGGGTGCGGTGCGGAGATGGCATGCGGCGCTTGTGGCGACTATTGTGATGGCGCTTGCGATTCCGTGTGTAACGTACAGACTTTTCCAATCTTTTTGCCGTTGCTTCGAATTCAATGGTGCCGGTTTGATTTCTTCGCGGGTGTGCAAGGATTCAAGGGGCCGCTTAGCTTTGCGAACACCGACGGAACGAATGGCAACGACCGAGTCGGTTCAGGCAGCTTTGGTTTTTATGAAGGATTCAACGAAGGTCGGTCCTTGAAGCGATTGTTCGGTTGGGATCTCGCATTGCAGTTGGGGGCTCGCGCTACGCAGAGCAATTTGTCAGGTGCCGAATTTACGAGCGAGCAACGGAATCAAGTCTTCCTCACCGCCGGATTGTTCCGACGTGTCGACTACGGTTTGCAGTACGGGTTGGTCTTTGATTATCTAAACGATGATTGGTATTTCCAAAGCGACTTGACTCAGCTTCGTGGCGAATTGAGTTGGGTCAGCAATCAATGTCACGTGTGGGGGATGCAGTTCATGGCGGGCCTCGGTGACGACACCTCCGATACGGTCGTTCGCAATGCGGCCGGATCCAATGTTTCGTCGACCATCACCTTTGAGCCCACCGATCAATATCGCTTGTTCTATCGCCGGCTGCTTCACAATGCAGGATCATGGGACGCCTTCGCAGGCTGGACCGATCAAGACGACGGTTTGTTGGGCGCCAATTTGAGCTTGCCGCTTCGTCAAAACCTGTCGCTGGCGACGGGTGCCTCTTTCTTGATTCCCAACGAAGGGTCCAACAGTGGTGGCAATCAAGAAGAATCGTGGAACATCTCGTTGGGGTTGATCTACCGCCCCGGTGGTCCCATGGGATGTGGTCGCTATTGCCGTCCTTTGTTTGACGTTGCCGACAATGGCAGCTTCATGGTGGATCGCAAGTAG